The following proteins come from a genomic window of Kiloniellales bacterium:
- a CDS encoding cytochrome b N-terminal domain-containing protein: MSGLQLKNPVLRWIEYRLPIFSFLDHSLGSSYPSPRNLSYWWNFGSLAGIALVIMIVSGITLAMQYTPHVDYAFDSVQRIDRDVNFGWLIRDIHVNTSFFFFIVVYIHVFRGLYYGSYKAPRELLWMLGLVILLLMMATAFMGYVLPWGQMSFWGATVITNFFTAIPIVGDAITTWLWGGPAVDNATLNRFFSLHYLFPFLIVGVVILHIWALHRFGSNNPLGIDTKGPQDSIPFHPYYTVKDLFGLGVFLTLLAAVIFFAPDAMGEPENYIEANPLSTPAHIVPEWYFLPFYAILRAVTFDFLWIIPAKLGGVILMFGSILILFFLPWLDRSPVRSSAFRPYYKWFFWILVLDCFVLGWVGANSPDATFHGVPFVIIGQVATAYYFAHFLVVLPLLGIFERPRPLPVSISQPVLSGGGMVAGAAAKPMEKA, from the coding sequence GTGAGTGGCCTGCAGCTCAAGAACCCGGTACTCCGGTGGATCGAATACCGGTTGCCGATTTTCTCCTTCCTGGACCATTCCCTGGGAAGCTCTTATCCCTCGCCGAGGAACCTCAGCTACTGGTGGAACTTTGGCTCGCTGGCGGGCATTGCGCTGGTGATCATGATCGTCAGCGGCATCACCTTGGCGATGCAGTATACCCCGCACGTGGACTACGCCTTCGACTCGGTCCAGAGGATCGACCGTGACGTCAACTTCGGTTGGCTGATCCGCGACATCCACGTGAACACCAGCTTCTTCTTCTTCATCGTGGTCTATATCCACGTGTTCCGCGGGCTCTACTACGGCTCCTACAAGGCGCCGCGAGAGCTGCTCTGGATGCTGGGCCTGGTAATCCTGCTGCTGATGATGGCCACCGCCTTCATGGGCTACGTGCTGCCTTGGGGCCAGATGAGCTTCTGGGGCGCCACGGTGATCACCAACTTCTTCACCGCGATCCCGATCGTCGGCGATGCCATCACGACCTGGCTCTGGGGCGGCCCGGCGGTCGACAACGCGACCCTTAACCGCTTCTTCTCGCTGCACTATCTCTTCCCCTTCCTGATCGTCGGGGTCGTGATCCTGCACATCTGGGCGCTGCACCGCTTCGGCTCGAACAACCCACTGGGCATCGACACCAAGGGTCCGCAGGACAGCATTCCCTTCCATCCCTACTACACGGTAAAGGATCTCTTTGGGCTCGGCGTCTTCCTGACCCTTTTGGCGGCGGTGATCTTCTTCGCTCCGGACGCCATGGGCGAGCCCGAGAACTACATCGAGGCCAACCCGCTCTCGACGCCGGCGCATATCGTGCCCGAATGGTACTTCCTGCCCTTCTACGCGATCCTTCGCGCGGTCACCTTTGACTTCCTCTGGATCATCCCGGCCAAGCTCGGCGGTGTCATCCTGATGTTCGGCTCGATCCTGATCCTCTTCTTCCTGCCTTGGCTGGATCGGTCGCCGGTACGCAGCAGCGCCTTCCGGCCCTACTACAAGTGGTTCTTCTGGATCCTGGTGCTGGATTGCTTCGTGCTCGGCTGGGTCGGGGCAAACTCGCCCGATGCGACCTTCCACGGCGTGCCCTTCGTGATCATCGGGCAGGTGGCAACGGCCTACTATTTCGCTCATTTCCTGGTAGTTCTGCCGTTGCTCGGGATCTTCGAACGGCCCCGGCCTCTGCCGGTGTCGATAAGCCAACCGGTCCTGTCGGGCGGCGGCATGGTCGCCGGCGCCGCCGCCAAGCCGATGGAGAAGGCCTGA
- a CDS encoding cytochrome c1, with product MKRLFALGLTALLGFGSGAAQAAEGVAIPSHSWSFSGLFGTFDRAQLQRGFQVYREVCASCHSIKYIAFRNLLDLGYTPDEVKALAAEYTVMDGPNDDGEMFERAAIPADRYPLPFPNEQAARAANNGAYPPDLSLMTKARKGGADYSYALLIGYPEEPPAGVELMDGMYYNAYFPGHQIAMPAPLYEDLIEYADGTPATVEQMAEDVTAFLMWTAEPNLETRKSMGVTVILFLLVLTGILYAAKKKIWSDLH from the coding sequence ATGAAGAGACTCTTTGCCCTCGGCCTGACCGCGCTGCTTGGCTTTGGTTCCGGCGCCGCCCAGGCGGCGGAAGGGGTTGCGATCCCCTCGCATAGCTGGAGCTTTTCCGGCCTGTTCGGCACTTTCGACCGGGCCCAGTTGCAGCGGGGCTTCCAGGTTTACCGCGAAGTCTGCGCGTCCTGCCATTCGATCAAGTACATCGCCTTCCGCAATCTCTTGGACCTGGGCTACACCCCTGACGAGGTCAAAGCCCTGGCCGCGGAATACACGGTGATGGACGGCCCGAACGATGACGGCGAGATGTTCGAGCGGGCGGCGATCCCGGCCGACCGTTACCCCCTGCCTTTCCCCAACGAGCAGGCCGCACGGGCCGCCAACAACGGTGCCTATCCGCCGGACCTCTCGCTGATGACCAAGGCGCGCAAGGGGGGGGCGGACTATAGCTACGCGCTCCTTATCGGCTATCCGGAGGAGCCGCCGGCCGGCGTCGAACTGATGGATGGGATGTACTACAACGCCTACTTTCCCGGCCATCAGATCGCCATGCCGGCGCCGCTTTATGAGGATCTGATCGAATACGCCGACGGCACCCCGGCGACGGTGGAGCAGATGGCCGAGGACGTCACCGCGTTCCTGATGTGGACCGCCGAGCCCAATCTCGAGACCCGCAAGAGCATGGGCGTCACTGTGATTCTGTTCCTATTGGTCCTGACCGGCATCCTCTACGCGGCCAAGAAGAAGATCTGGTCGGATCTTCACTGA
- a CDS encoding S-methyl-5'-thioadenosine phosphorylase produces MAEQAGVPAVLGVIGGSGVYDIEGLEKTEWRRVESPFGAPSDELLFGELDGQRIVFLPRHGRGHRLPPSGLNFRANIDALKRSGVTEIVSISAVGSLREDLAPGTFVIVDQFIDRTFAREKSFFGEGMVAHVSMAEPVCGRLGDHLEAAAASLGIPRHRGGTYMVMEGPQFSTRAESELYRSWGCDVIGMTNMPEAKLAREAEICYATVAMVTDYDCWHDDHDHVSVEQVVKVLLENAGKARSLVRATAPRLRDRDAPCEKGCQRALDAALITQPQARSAEQMARLSAVAGRVLAPAGGAGDAS; encoded by the coding sequence ATGGCAGAGCAAGCAGGGGTGCCGGCGGTCCTGGGCGTGATCGGCGGCAGCGGAGTCTATGACATCGAAGGTCTCGAGAAGACCGAATGGCGCCGGGTCGAAAGCCCCTTCGGGGCGCCTTCGGACGAACTGCTGTTCGGCGAGCTCGACGGCCAAAGGATCGTTTTCCTGCCGCGCCACGGCCGCGGCCACCGGCTGCCGCCCTCGGGGCTCAACTTCCGGGCCAACATCGATGCCCTGAAGCGCAGCGGCGTCACCGAGATCGTCTCGATCAGCGCCGTGGGATCGCTGCGCGAGGACCTAGCGCCGGGCACCTTCGTGATCGTCGACCAGTTCATCGACCGCACCTTCGCCCGCGAGAAGAGCTTCTTCGGCGAGGGCATGGTGGCCCACGTCTCCATGGCGGAGCCGGTCTGTGGCCGCCTCGGCGACCACCTCGAAGCCGCGGCGGCCAGTCTCGGGATTCCCCGCCATCGCGGCGGCACTTACATGGTCATGGAAGGCCCGCAGTTCTCGACCCGGGCGGAATCCGAGCTCTACCGGTCCTGGGGCTGCGACGTGATCGGCATGACCAACATGCCCGAGGCCAAGCTCGCGCGCGAGGCCGAGATCTGCTACGCGACGGTCGCCATGGTCACCGACTACGACTGCTGGCACGACGACCACGACCACGTCAGCGTCGAGCAGGTAGTCAAGGTCCTGCTCGAAAACGCCGGCAAGGCGCGCAGCCTGGTGCGCGCGACCGCGCCGCGGCTGCGGGACCGCGACGCGCCCTGCGAGAAGGGCTGCCAGCGGGCCCTGGACGCCGCCTTGATCACCCAGCCGCAGGCCCGCTCGGCCGAGCAGATGGCCCGGCTGTCCGCGGTCGCCGGCCGCGTCCTCGCGCCCGCCGGGGGCGCGGGAGACGCCTCTTGA
- a CDS encoding bifunctional aldolase/short-chain dehydrogenase, whose product MSVEGKGRGPLKLGPVRLGEPAPEKARSDRPGREKPWLGKGRGAESSWKDDDAQALVRELGERGVAADLAFRVYATRLIGAERRLVVQGEDGSTSVKTRIKDVTGESVDVLCVQGRGVDMAEITVAGLPALRLEPLRALERLQELAGEDQARIQRRNLLEPEAPETPVETLMHAFLPQRYVDHCHASAVLALTDQAEGEALCREVFGEALAVVPYAPPGFELAKAAKAAFDAVPEVEGLILVKHGIVTFGDDARESYERMVSLVDLAERRLRKGKRRVFAPVELPRRLAEPAEIAPILRGALALSEGVGDRYRRCVLTFRSDEVIRDFVNGIELSRYALAGPTTPQNLPHTKPWPVILPAPELGRRAAFASAARRAIEDYAADYRSYFRRHAERLTSGERLHDPLPRIALVRGLGFFAAGPDAAAAAATADLMEATIGTVAGAESLGRYESLDEAEIFDAEYALGAGAARWEGEAQPLAGQVAVVTGGAGAIGRATARAFHAQGAEVALVDLDLDGMRSFAQAIRALAIRCDVTDETALAQAFERVCETFGGLDILVSNAGKTWQGRIGEVEEAELRQSFELNFFAHYRAAKAAVGIMLQQGTGGALLFNTSRQAISPSAGAGPYGLPNAATLALVRQFAVDYGVDGIRANAVSAEGVRSGVLTEETIAKRALARGVSSEELLRDNLLHREVHADDVARVFVDLALADKTTAAVVNVDGGNIASALR is encoded by the coding sequence GTGAGCGTCGAAGGCAAGGGCCGCGGACCCCTGAAGCTCGGGCCTGTGCGGCTCGGCGAGCCGGCGCCCGAGAAGGCCCGGAGCGACAGGCCCGGGCGCGAAAAGCCCTGGCTCGGCAAGGGCCGGGGCGCCGAAAGCAGCTGGAAAGACGACGACGCGCAGGCGCTGGTCCGCGAACTCGGCGAGCGGGGCGTCGCCGCCGACCTCGCCTTTCGCGTCTACGCGACCCGCCTGATCGGCGCCGAGCGCCGGCTGGTGGTGCAGGGCGAGGACGGCAGCACCTCGGTCAAGACCCGGATCAAGGACGTTACCGGCGAATCGGTCGACGTGCTCTGCGTCCAGGGCCGGGGCGTCGACATGGCCGAAATCACGGTCGCCGGCCTGCCGGCCCTGCGCCTCGAGCCGCTGCGCGCCCTGGAGCGCCTGCAGGAACTGGCGGGCGAGGACCAAGCCAGGATCCAGCGGCGCAACCTGCTGGAGCCCGAGGCGCCGGAGACTCCGGTCGAAACCCTGATGCACGCCTTCCTGCCGCAGCGTTACGTCGATCACTGCCATGCCAGTGCCGTCCTGGCCCTGACCGACCAGGCCGAAGGCGAGGCGCTCTGCCGCGAGGTCTTCGGCGAGGCCCTGGCCGTGGTGCCCTACGCGCCGCCCGGTTTCGAGCTGGCCAAGGCGGCCAAGGCCGCCTTCGACGCCGTTCCGGAGGTCGAGGGCCTGATCCTGGTCAAGCACGGCATTGTGACCTTCGGTGACGACGCCCGCGAGTCCTACGAGCGCATGGTCAGCCTGGTCGACCTGGCGGAGCGGCGGCTGCGCAAGGGCAAGCGACGGGTCTTCGCCCCGGTCGAGCTGCCGCGCCGCCTGGCCGAGCCGGCCGAGATCGCACCGATCCTGCGCGGCGCCCTGGCCCTCTCGGAGGGGGTCGGCGACCGCTACCGGCGCTGCGTCCTGACCTTTCGCAGCGACGAGGTGATCCGCGACTTCGTCAACGGGATCGAGCTGTCCCGCTACGCCCTGGCCGGCCCGACGACGCCGCAGAACCTGCCTCATACCAAGCCCTGGCCGGTTATCCTGCCGGCGCCGGAGCTCGGCCGCCGCGCCGCCTTCGCCTCGGCGGCCCGGCGCGCGATCGAGGACTATGCCGCCGACTACCGCAGCTACTTCCGGCGCCATGCTGAGCGGCTGACCAGCGGCGAGCGGCTGCACGATCCCCTGCCGCGGATCGCCCTGGTGCGCGGGCTCGGCTTCTTCGCCGCCGGTCCGGACGCCGCGGCCGCGGCGGCGACGGCCGACCTGATGGAGGCCACGATCGGCACGGTCGCCGGCGCCGAGTCGCTCGGCCGCTACGAGAGCCTGGACGAGGCCGAGATCTTCGATGCCGAGTACGCCCTGGGCGCGGGCGCCGCACGCTGGGAAGGCGAGGCGCAGCCGCTGGCCGGCCAGGTCGCGGTCGTGACCGGCGGCGCCGGGGCGATCGGCCGCGCCACGGCGCGGGCCTTCCACGCCCAGGGCGCCGAGGTCGCATTGGTCGACCTCGATCTCGACGGCATGCGCTCCTTCGCCCAGGCGATCCGGGCCCTCGCGATCCGCTGCGACGTGACTGACGAGACCGCCCTGGCGCAGGCTTTCGAGCGGGTCTGCGAGACCTTCGGCGGTCTTGACATCCTAGTCTCCAACGCCGGCAAGACCTGGCAGGGCCGCATCGGCGAGGTCGAGGAGGCCGAGCTCAGGCAGTCTTTCGAACTGAACTTCTTCGCCCACTACCGGGCGGCCAAGGCGGCGGTCGGCATCATGCTGCAGCAGGGCACCGGCGGCGCGCTCCTGTTCAACACCTCGCGCCAGGCGATTAGCCCCAGCGCCGGCGCCGGCCCCTACGGACTGCCCAACGCGGCGACGCTGGCCCTGGTCCGCCAGTTCGCGGTCGACTACGGGGTCGACGGCATCCGGGCCAACGCGGTCAGTGCCGAGGGCGTGCGCAGCGGTGTCCTGACCGAGGAGACCATCGCCAAGCGCGCCCTGGCCCGCGGGGTCAGCTCGGAGGAGCTCCTGCGCGACAACCTCCTGCATCGCGAGGTTCATGCCGACGACGTCGCCCGGGTCTTCGTCGATCTGGCCCTCGCGGACAAGACGACCGCCGCCGTCGTCAACGTCGACGGCGGCAACATCGCCTCCGCCCTGCGCTAG
- a CDS encoding VOC family protein — translation MSQGPITGIDHALIGVRDLEAAHATWTRLGFTVTPRGRHIGWGTANYCIMFQRDYIELLGIVDPGQFTNDLDRFLEAREGVLGLAFATEDAVAAAAELTARGIAIDGPKDLKRILELPEGDALPAFSLVHLPPEATPGLKAFLCQHLTRDLVWQPQWTAHPNTALGIRRVTVAVEDPAVTAQAYAEIWGRDVDVFLVKPAAADLLFGGVPLQFLRPDVLDFEAPAEPPFIAHLGIEVGAVAAVRACLSEAGIPFEDAGNSVLLAPEAGNGVALSFDEG, via the coding sequence TTGAGCCAGGGCCCCATCACAGGGATCGACCACGCGCTGATCGGTGTGCGCGACCTCGAGGCCGCCCACGCGACCTGGACGCGGCTTGGGTTCACGGTGACCCCGCGCGGCCGGCACATCGGCTGGGGCACCGCCAACTACTGCATCATGTTCCAGCGCGACTACATCGAGCTGCTGGGCATCGTCGACCCCGGCCAGTTCACCAACGACCTTGACCGCTTTCTCGAGGCGCGCGAAGGCGTCCTGGGGCTGGCCTTCGCGACCGAGGACGCGGTCGCCGCCGCCGCCGAGCTGACCGCCCGCGGCATCGCGATCGACGGCCCCAAGGACCTGAAGCGGATCCTCGAGCTGCCCGAGGGCGATGCCCTGCCGGCCTTCAGCCTGGTCCACCTGCCGCCGGAAGCGACGCCCGGCCTCAAGGCCTTCCTCTGCCAGCACCTGACCCGCGACCTGGTCTGGCAGCCGCAATGGACGGCGCACCCAAACACGGCGCTGGGGATCCGCCGGGTCACGGTCGCGGTCGAGGACCCCGCCGTCACGGCCCAGGCCTATGCCGAGATCTGGGGCCGGGACGTCGACGTCTTCCTGGTCAAGCCGGCGGCGGCGGACCTGCTTTTCGGCGGCGTCCCGCTGCAATTCCTGCGCCCCGACGTTCTGGACTTCGAGGCGCCGGCCGAGCCGCCCTTCATCGCCCATCTGGGCATCGAGGTCGGCGCGGTGGCGGCGGTCCGGGCCTGTCTTTCCGAAGCGGGCATACCCTTCGAGGACGCGGGCAACTCGGTCCTGCTTGCCCCGGAGGCCGGCAACGGGGTCGCGCTCAGCTTCGACGAGGGCTAG
- a CDS encoding DUF126 domain-containing protein, translated as MTADALHGEVLLPGAAEGAVLKLDRPISFWGGVDPESGRISDPRHPQHGEAVGGRVLVIPETIGSSSGSAVMLELIARGLAPAAVILGKPDAILILGVVVALEMGYRNPPPAVLLPPADQAALVTGQACRIGPEGSIETGPAPAGSA; from the coding sequence ATGACGGCGGACGCGCTTCACGGAGAGGTCCTGCTGCCGGGTGCCGCGGAAGGCGCGGTCCTCAAGCTCGACCGGCCGATCAGCTTCTGGGGCGGCGTCGATCCGGAGAGCGGCCGGATCAGCGATCCGCGCCATCCTCAGCATGGCGAGGCGGTCGGCGGACGGGTCCTGGTGATTCCCGAGACCATCGGCTCCTCCTCCGGCTCCGCCGTGATGCTGGAGCTGATCGCCCGCGGCCTGGCACCGGCCGCCGTGATCCTGGGCAAGCCCGACGCGATCCTGATCCTGGGAGTCGTGGTTGCCTTGGAAATGGGCTACCGCAATCCGCCGCCGGCCGTTCTGCTGCCGCCGGCGGACCAGGCGGCCCTGGTCACCGGACAGGCCTGCCGGATCGGGCCGGAGGGATCGATCGAGACCGGCCCCGCTCCGGCCGGGTCGGCGTGA
- a CDS encoding aconitase X catalytic domain-containing protein produces the protein MTLALTEAERETAKRDDAAGLALRVVAEAARLLGAERLIPIASAHIDGCLYHGDAGVAFAERLVAGGGLVAVPTTLNVGALDLLHPDRVRAAPARQAAARRQMAAYGALGCRPTWTCAPYQAGHRPAAGEDVAWGESNAVAFCNSVLGARTNRYGDLLDICCALAGRAPDCGLHRPENRRATVLIETGGISAALKDSEVFYPVLGAWLGAEVGGAVPVIAGLPAGLSEDRLKALGAAAASTGAVGLFHVAGVTPEAPSVEAALGGQAPERRIALTPQALRRARDRLSTSLAETVDAVALGSPHFSYEEFGRLEAVLKGREIRLPFYVCTGRHAVERLESEGRLRPLEEAGVTLVTDTCVVVTPILPRDGGVLMTNSGKFAHYAPGTIGYGVVYGSLEDCVATAADGRVTRDESLWQ, from the coding sequence ATGACCCTCGCCCTCACCGAGGCCGAGCGCGAGACCGCGAAGCGCGACGACGCCGCCGGCCTGGCGCTGCGGGTGGTGGCGGAGGCGGCACGTCTGCTCGGCGCCGAGCGGCTGATCCCGATCGCCTCGGCGCATATCGACGGCTGCCTTTACCACGGCGATGCCGGGGTCGCCTTCGCCGAGCGGCTGGTCGCGGGCGGCGGCCTGGTCGCGGTGCCGACCACCCTCAACGTCGGCGCCCTCGACCTGCTGCACCCCGATCGGGTGCGGGCGGCGCCCGCGCGACAGGCCGCGGCGCGGCGCCAGATGGCGGCCTACGGCGCGCTCGGCTGCCGGCCGACCTGGACCTGCGCGCCCTACCAGGCCGGGCACCGGCCGGCCGCGGGCGAGGACGTCGCCTGGGGCGAAAGCAACGCCGTGGCCTTCTGCAACTCGGTGCTGGGCGCCCGGACCAACCGCTACGGCGACCTGCTCGACATCTGCTGCGCCCTGGCCGGCCGGGCGCCGGACTGCGGCCTGCACCGGCCGGAGAACCGCCGCGCCACGGTCCTGATCGAGACGGGCGGCATCTCTGCGGCTCTGAAGGACAGCGAGGTCTTCTATCCAGTGCTGGGCGCCTGGCTGGGCGCCGAGGTCGGCGGGGCCGTCCCGGTGATCGCGGGCCTGCCGGCGGGCCTGAGCGAGGACCGGCTGAAGGCCCTGGGCGCGGCCGCGGCCTCGACCGGCGCGGTCGGTCTGTTCCACGTCGCCGGCGTGACTCCGGAGGCGCCCAGCGTCGAGGCCGCCCTCGGCGGCCAGGCACCCGAGCGCCGGATCGCGCTCACCCCCCAGGCCCTGCGCCGGGCCCGCGACCGGCTCTCGACCTCGCTCGCCGAGACGGTCGACGCCGTCGCCCTGGGCTCGCCGCACTTCTCCTACGAGGAGTTCGGCCGCCTGGAAGCCGTCCTGAAGGGCCGGGAGATCAGACTGCCCTTCTATGTCTGCACCGGCCGCCACGCGGTCGAGCGCCTGGAGTCCGAGGGTCGGCTGCGGCCTCTGGAGGAGGCCGGGGTCACCTTGGTCACCGACACCTGCGTGGTGGTGACGCCGATCCTGCCGCGCGACGGCGGCGTGCTAATGACCAACTCCGGCAAGTTCGCCCACTACGCGCCGGGCACCATCGGCTACGGCGTGGTCTATGGCAGCCTGGAGGACTGCGTCGCCACGGCGGCCGACGGCCGGGTCACCCGGGACGAGAGCCTCTGGCAATGA